One Varibaculum prostatecancerukia genomic window, GATGCGCCCTACGCCCAGAACTGACATAATCCCCGAGCTATCTCGCGGAGTATCGGTGAACACCGAGACCCCCACATTCCACACTGCTACCGGCAGTTTTAAGACTACCGCTCCGGTTTGGTAAAACATTTGCCACATGGTTTGCCCATAGGTGGCTATCCCCGTGCTTTGACGCACCGAACGCGCGTAGAGGCCGGCTTTCCCCTCTACCCCGGAAAGCTGCAGATCGATAACCTCTCCGCCGCGGCGCACCGAAACGGTAGCGTCTCCATGAGTAGCCCCAGCATATTTGCGCAGGTCTTCCCAGGTGTTAATCTTTTTACCATTCCAGGCGACCAATACATCTCCGGATTTGATGCCGGCTTTGGCTCCCGGTGACGGCTGGGCTCCCTCCTGGGAGCATTCGACCACCTGACCGGCTTTTAGACACACAGCTTTATCGACCGTGGTGGTGGGGGTGGCAATCCCAATCCCCAGCATCGCTACCCCCATCAGCACGAATGCCAAGAATAGATTCATGACTGGCCCGCCGAACATTACCACTAGGCGGTGGCGTACTGGCAGGTTATAGAAGGCACGAGGACGCTGCTCCAGGGGAATCTCTGCTAGGGAGGCATCGCGCGCTTCCTGCGACCAGGTAGGAACCAAGTCTTCAGCTTGCTGTGGATCCAGGGCGCGTGCCTCGCGCACCGAAAGTTTTTTACCGTCAAGTTTGTATCCAAATTGGTCAGGGTCACCCGGTCCATACATTCCCAGGATCCGGCAGTATCCCCCTAAGAGGATGGCTTTTACCCCGTACTCGGTTTCCCCGCGTTTGCGCGAAAACAGGGTGGGCCCAAAACCAATCATGAACTGGGGAACTAACGCCCCGAACTTCTTGGCGGGCAGCAAATGTCCACATTCGTGCAGGCCAATAGAGATAATCAGTCCCACAACCAGAATTATTATTCCCAGCAAAAACGCCATGGAGGTACCCTACCTAGTGTTTATGACAATTTCCTGAGCCTTGGCTTTCGCCCAGGTTTGCGCTTCCATAATCTGCCCTAAATCCGGATTATCAATACCGATATGTTCAGATAATACTTCCGCTAAAGAATCCACTATTTGCAGG contains:
- a CDS encoding M50 family metallopeptidase; its protein translation is MAFLLGIIILVVGLIISIGLHECGHLLPAKKFGALVPQFMIGFGPTLFSRKRGETEYGVKAILLGGYCRILGMYGPGDPDQFGYKLDGKKLSVREARALDPQQAEDLVPTWSQEARDASLAEIPLEQRPRAFYNLPVRHRLVVMFGGPVMNLFLAFVLMGVAMLGIGIATPTTTVDKAVCLKAGQVVECSQEGAQPSPGAKAGIKSGDVLVAWNGKKINTWEDLRKYAGATHGDATVSVRRGGEVIDLQLSGVEGKAGLYARSVRQSTGIATYGQTMWQMFYQTGAVVLKLPVAVWNVGVSVFTDTPRDSSGIMSVLGVGRIAGEIGSAPATQITLADRAGGMLSLLASLNMALFVFNLIPLPPLDGGHIAGACWQGIKNSYARLRSRPAPGPIDAAKAVPLTYVVAGLLIAMTVLLMVADIVDPIRLP